ATTGAGATCATCGGGGAGGTTTCCATCACAGAATAACCTTTGGAGAGTGAATCGAGCAGGTCGTCAGTACCCCTGATTTCGTCCCGCCGTGTGTTACCTCTGTCATATTCGCTGAGCAAAAAATCGCTTGAATTTACACAAAGCATAGTGTAATTGAATGTGTAAAGGAGGTGTCGTATGGCGACAAATCTGGCTATTGATGACAAACTGATTGAAGAAGCCCGCCGCATCGGCAAACATGCGACAAAGAAGGGCGTGGTCACTGAAGCGCTCCTTGAATACATCCAGCGCCGCAAGCAGATCGAGATCCTCGATTTATTCCATTCCGTCGACTATGATCCGGATTACGATTACAAGGAACAGCGCAAGAAACCATGAAAGTCCTTGTCGATACCTGTGTCTGGTCTATGGCATTGCAGCGAAGCGATGGTTCCGATGGTCCGGAAGTGGCCGAGCTGATGGAGCTGGTCAAGGAACTGCGGGTACAGTTGATTGGACCGGTGCGTCAGGAAATCCTTTCAGGAATCAAAAGCCTTGATCAGTTCACGAAGCTTCGCGATCATCTGCGCCCATTTCCCGATCTCGAACTGACATCCAGAGATTTCGAGACAGCCGCTGAGTTCTATAATCTGTGTCGCTGTAAAGGGGTTCAGGGCTCAAATACCGACTTTCTCATCTGCGCTGTAGCAGTGCGCCACCAGATGCCCATTTTCACCACAGATGCGGATTTCAATTTCTTCCAGCAACACCTGCCGATCAAGCTCTATCGTTCGCGAATGGCGTCGTAGCCTTACCCAGCGCAGCAACGGCGATAGATGAGATCAAAAGGCGGGGTATCAACCGAATTCCCCGTATGCTTTTCATGCCGGAAACCTCCCTAGTAGCCCCAGCCATGGAATATCTCCCAAGAAAGCCACCTGATCTCTCTGATCTGCAACCCTCGCCAAGCCCTCCTACGTGGTCTCGACCTTCACAACGATTTTGTGGTGTACTAATCTCCCAAGAGTTCCAACAATAATGGCTGGTTATGTCGAACCGTCAACGTAGTGTGCTCGATGATCTCCCCAACAGCGTCTTCAATCTCAGGTTCATGGTGTGGATTGACTATGAAATGGCCGACCACAATCGGACCGTCAAGCACACCTCGAAGGAGCCGTTGCTTACCGGAAAATGACAAGTTCATGATTTTGTGGGTGACAGCCCCCTGTGTCAATAATCCCTCGGATTCCCTTTTGGTGGAGATGGGGACATTTTCGACGCAGCTATCACTCTCTCCATATGGGTGATGCTTGGAAAACAATTGAATTCTCCCCGGCTGAAAATTATCATATCTTCGAGTCCGAACTCAATCCCCTGGGGAGAACTACGATGAATGAACAGAGGTTTATATCGGGATATTCCGCCTTTTCCCTAAAACTGCCCTCTCCGATGGCGGAAGGAACATCGCTGATTGCTGAATTCGAGCTTGGCGCCGACACTTCAGAGCTAGCACCCTATATCAACGCAGTCGCGCAAAAAGCTCTGTATTACGAAAAGCCACCGCACATAAGG
This region of Desulforhabdus amnigena genomic DNA includes:
- the vapC gene encoding type II toxin-antitoxin system VapC family toxin — translated: MKVLVDTCVWSMALQRSDGSDGPEVAELMELVKELRVQLIGPVRQEILSGIKSLDQFTKLRDHLRPFPDLELTSRDFETAAEFYNLCRCKGVQGSNTDFLICAVAVRHQMPIFTTDADFNFFQQHLPIKLYRSRMAS
- a CDS encoding type II toxin-antitoxin system VapB family antitoxin, translating into MATNLAIDDKLIEEARRIGKHATKKGVVTEALLEYIQRRKQIEILDLFHSVDYDPDYDYKEQRKKP